A part of Astyanax mexicanus isolate ESR-SI-001 chromosome 2, AstMex3_surface, whole genome shotgun sequence genomic DNA contains:
- the LOC103023853 gene encoding solute carrier organic anion transporter family member 1C1 produces the protein MTVESRPEGFSEPHLPDNTKPNSKTQPAAKCCSPNLKIFIGVLAFCFFSKSMSASYTKSTITQIERRFEIPSSIVGIIDGSFEMGNLLVITVVSYFGAKFHRPRIIGTGVLLMGAGTLIMSLPHFLMGRYDYETVATHVNGADNLTVTSPCSSTGNNLAQQHTAGCNKGEEGSPMWIIVLLGNIIRGIGEATVGPLGMSFIDDYARPENSAFYIGCLHTISVIGPLFGYSLGSLCANIFVDIGFVDMDSVTITPQDSRWVGAWWLGYLVAGGLTLLSAVPLWFMPRSLPEIPQPSGPDTSTDQPSHTSTEHNTPGLAEIAKDFLPSLKRLLSNKIYILYLMFNVVMFNGFVIIITYTPKYFEQQFGQSASKANFFVGITSIPATCLGIFLSGVIMKKFKLDLLGASKLSFVTCITGFLFTVPYFALSCPNRGVAGVTVPYRGPVPTGDTSVSLLSSCNSDCGCPPNQWDPVCGSNGVTYISACYAGCSSAHGSGRNMSFQGCQCVESWGEGEVNSTAVLGQCPRESSCATMFYVYLALQSLSFFIYCLGSVPLFLICLRTVEPELKSLSAGMFMLVLRVLGGIPAPIYFGALIDSTCLKWGSRKCGGRGACRMYDTGTFRYLFLGLTSSLRICSYVLFWITLTQIKKKVKKGQWALNEIELKKPAGGAAEALLKENSVTEQHEPKPIKETV, from the exons ATGACTGTGGAGAGCAGGCCAGAGGGCTTCAGTGAGCCTCATCTACCTGACAACACCAAACCTAACTCAAAAACTCAACCTGCTGCCAAATGCTGCTCACCAAATCTGAAG ATCTTCATTGGAGTGCTTGCCTTCTGCTTTTTCTCAAAATCTATGAGTGCAAGCTACACAAAGAGCACCATCACTCAGATCGAGAGGAGGTTTGAAATCCCCAGCTCCATCGTGGGCATCATCGACGGCAGCTTTGAAATGG GTAACCTGCTGGTGATCACAGTGGTAAGTTACTTTGGGGCGAAGTTCCACCGTCCCAGGATTATTGGAACTGGAGTGCTGCTGATGGGTGCGGGCACTCTGATAATGTCCTTACCTCACTTCCTAATGGGCCG ATATGATTATGAGACAGTTGCTACTCATGTTAATGGTGCTGATAATCTCACAGTGACCTCCCCGTGTTCATCTACCGGCAACAACTTGGCTCAGCAGCACACTGCAG GGTGTAATAAAGGAGAGGAGGGTTCTCCGATGTGGATTATCGTGCTGTTGGGAAATATTATTCGTGGTATCGGCGAGGCCACTGTGGGTCCTCTCGGGATGTCATTTATTGACGACTATGCCAGACCAGAGAACTCCGCCTTCTACATCG GATGTCTCCACACCAtctctgtgattggtccgctgtTCGGCTACTCGCTGGGGTCACTCTGTGCCAACATCTTTGTGGACATTGGCTTCGTGGACATGG ACAGCGTGACGATCACTCCTCAGGACTCCCGCTGGGTGGGGGCTTGGTGGTTGGGTTATTTAGTGGCCGGGGGTCTGACTCTGCTGTCCGCTGTGCCGCTCTGGTTCATGCCCAGATCTTTGCCCGAAATCCCTCAGCCTTCTGGACCAGACACCAGCACAGACCAGCCCTCGCACACCTCCACCGAGCACAACACGCCCGGCCTCGCCGAGATCGCCAAGG ATTTTTTGCCGTCGCTGAAGCGCCTGCTCTCCAATAAGATCTACATTCTCTACTTGATGTTTAATGTTGTGATGTTCAATGGTTTCGTCATCATCATAACTTACACTCCCAAATATTTCGAGCAGCAGTTTGGACAGAGCGCCTCCAAAGCCAATTTCTTCGTAG GTATAACCTCTATTCCAGCGACGTGTCTGGGTATATTCCTGAGTGGAGTGATAATGAAGAAGTTTAAGCTGGATCTGCTGGGAGCTTCCAAGCTGAGTTTTGTGACGTGTATTACTGGGTTCCTCTTCACTGTGCCTTACTTCGCCCTCAGCTGCCCCAACAGAGGCGTGGCTGGCGTCACTGTGCCTTACAgagg ACCTGTCCCCACAGGAGATACGAGTGTGAGCCTGCTGTCCTCCTGTAACTCAGACTGCGGCTGTCCCCCGAACCAGTGGGATCCTGTGTGTGGAAGCAATGGAGTGACCTACATCTCGGCCTGCTATGCCGGCTGCAGCTCCGCCCACGGCTCAGGCAGGAACATG AGTTTTCAGGGTTGCCAGTGTGTGGAGAGTTGGGGTGAGGGTGAGGTAAACTCGACGGCAGTGTTGGGACAGTGTCCCAGAGAAAGCAGCTGTGCTACCATGTTCTACGTCTATCTGGCCCTGCAGTCTCTCAGCTTCTTCATCTACTGCCTGGGCTCTGTGCCACTTTTCCTCATCTGCCTCAG GACTGTGGAGCCAGAACTAAAGTCTCTGTCTGCAGGAATGTTCATGCTGGTTCTCAGAGTTCTGG GGGGGATCCCAGCACCCATCTACTTTGGAGCGCTGATTGACTCCACCTGCCTGAAGTGGGGGAGCAGGAAGTGTGGGGGCAGAGGGGCATGCAGGATGTACGACACAGGGACTTTTAG ATATCTGTTCCTGGGTCTGACCAGCAGTCTGAGGATCTGCAGCTATGTCCTGTTCTGGATCACTCTGACCCAGATCAAGAAGAAGGTGAAGAAGGGCCAGTGGGCTCTTAACGAAATAGAGCTGAAGAAGCCTGCAGGGGGCGCTGCTGAAGCGTTACTGAAAGAGAACTCTGTTACAGAGCAGCACGAACCGAAGCCCATCAAAGAGACAGTGTGA
- the LOC103024164 gene encoding calcitonin gene-related peptide 1 has product MYHLKVPVLLLLLLVLLQCVTTAPNYRYSSSSAERPGEAEGWMAPGLSLTPFLEFAGSRPQRGLSALNSQQHHIEKRRCNTATCVTQRLADYLVRSSNTMGTVYSPTNVGSSTYGKRDVPVSKLSASLVRTVHPVLSETYVNNKI; this is encoded by the exons ATGTATCATCTGAAAGTGCCTGTCCTGCTTCTGCTGCTCCTCGTTCTTCTACAGTGTGTGACCACAGCGCCCAACTACAG GTACTCCAGCTCCTCCGCTGAACGGCCAGGAGAGGCAGAAGGCTGGATGGCTCCGGGTCTGTCGTTGACTCCTTTTCTGGAATTTGCTGGGTCACGACCCCAGAGGGGACTCAGCGCACTTAACAG TCAGCAGCATCACATAGAGAAGAGAAGATGCAACACAGCCACGTGTGTCACTCAGAGACTGGCAGACTACCTCGTCCGCTCCAGTAACACCATGGGCACCGTCTACTCCCCCACTAATGTGGGCTCCAGCACCTACGGAAAGAGAGATGTTCCAGTCTCGAAGCTCAGCGCCTCTCTAGTGCGCACCGTCCATCCCGTCCTGTCTGAAAcatatgtaaataataaaatatga